A single window of Coffea eugenioides isolate CCC68of chromosome 7, Ceug_1.0, whole genome shotgun sequence DNA harbors:
- the LOC113777094 gene encoding uncharacterized protein LOC113777094 has translation MGHRRYLEMNHPFRKDAKSFNGAVEYGKPPGRLMGSTILDELAGYSIKLGKTVSDNPELPFNWKKLSIFFDLPYWKDNMIRHNLDVMHIEKNISEIIVATLLNLEKTKDNKKSRLDLRDMGIRSELHPIEKGNGRSVLPPACFTMKKKEKEIFCKVLKGIKVPDGYAANISRCVKVKPPKISGLKSHDYHILMQQLLPIALRRTLSKAVRSPLIKLSRYFRKLCSKVLDPADLVHLEKEIGIILCQLERIFPPSFFNVMVHLAVHLVSEAKIGGPVHYRWMYPIERYLGTLKSYVRNRSRPEGCIAEGQHHKMVKEQNPCAGKHVIERIHCENFADWFSDHVKQIQVADGVDISKDLKLLARGPNNVGRTYQKILVNGFRFHTRQLESQRKTQNSGVLVNATTSSFSSTKDNNPILSDLAYYGILTNILELNYTEGRTVTLFECDWISKGKRLKQDEDGFTLANFKNVKPHPEPYVIATQVSQVFYVEDPLAEGWSVVVATSPRNEFMMDPVCDIEMYLQSTITSTTQMDNENEDIRWVREDDGDEILH, from the exons ATGGGGCATCGAAGGTACTTGGAAATGAACCATCCATTTCGCAAAGATGCTAAATCTTTCAATGGAGCTGTAGAGTATGGAAAACCACCAGGAAGGTTAATGGGGTCTACAATTTTAGATGAGTTAGCTGGTTATAGTATTAAACTTGGGAAGACGGTTAGTGACAATCCAGAATTGCcatttaattggaaaaaattaaGTATTTTCTTTGATTTGCCCTATTGGAAAGACAATATGATACGTCATAATCTTGACGTTATGCACATTGAGAAGAACATCAGTGAGATCATTGTGGCTACATTGTTGAATCTGGAAAAAACCAAAGATAATAAAAAGTCACGTCTTGACCTTCGTGATATGGGTATAAGATCAGAATTGCATCCCATTGAGAAGGGAAATGGTAGGAGTGTTCTGCCTCCAGCTTGCTTTACaatgaaaaagaaggaaaaggagatattttgcaaagTTTTGAAAGGGATAAAAGTTCCAGATGGCTACGCAGCAAATATTTCTAGATGTGTTAAAGTAAAGCCACCAAAAATTTCTGGATTAAAAAGTCATGATTACCATATTTTGATGCAACAACTTCTCCCAATAGCTCTGCGCAGGACTTTATCAAAAGCAGTTCGCTCTCCTTTGATCAAATTGAGCAGGTATTTTCGCAAGTTGTGCTCCAAAGTTTTGGATCCAGCAGATTTAGTTCATTTGGAAAAAGAGATTGGTATCATACTTTGTCAATTAgaaaggatttttccaccatccTTTTTTAATGTGATGGTACATCTAGCTGTTCATTTGGTTAGCGAAGCGAAAATAGGAGGGCCTGTCCATTACCGGTGGATGTATCCTATAGAAAG GTATTTAGGAACTTTGAAATCCTACGTCCGAAATAGAAGTCGACCAGAAGGCTGTATTGCTGAAGG CCAACACCATAAAATGGTGAAGGAGCAAAATCCATGTGCTGGAAAACATGTCATTGAGCGTATTCATTGTGAGAACTTTGCAGATTGGTTTTCGGACCAT GTTAAACAGATTCAAGTGGCTGATGGTGTTGACATCTCCAAAGATTTGAAACTTCTGGCTAGGGGTCCAAATAATGTGGGGAGAACATATCAAAAGATTCTTGTCAATGGCTTTCGCTTCCATACAAGACAATTAGAATCTCAGAGGAAAACTCAGAATAGTGGGGTTCTTGTCAATGCAACAACATCAAGCTTTTCGAGTACTAAAGATAATAATCCAATTTTAAGTGACTTGGCTTACTATGGTATTTTGACGAATATCCTTGAGTTAAATTACACTGAAGGCCGAACTGTCACCTTATTTGAATGTGATTGGATATCAAAAGGCAAAAGATTAAAGCAAGATGAGGATGGATTCACATTGGCCAACTTCAAGAATGTAAAGCCTCACCCTGAGCCATATGTGATAGCAACCCAAGTTTCACAAGTTTTTTATGTTGAAGACCCTTTAGCTGAAGGCTGGAGTGTTGTTGTTGCTACATCTCCTAGGAATGAGTTTATGATGGACCCCGTATGTGATATTGAGATGTATTTGCAGAGCACAATTACCTCAACAACTCAAATGGACAATGAGAATGAAGACATTCGATGGGTTCGAGAAGATGATGGAGATGAAATACTCCACTAG
- the LOC113777095 gene encoding uncharacterized protein LOC113777095 yields MARTKRQKITGNTLVDQHEDIAENQIHIEEPNSTGTIARNGKYAPLDVTDWREMTNDKKQDMLVLVKEKFRLSPGADFWTLKSIGKKWRNWKSALKAKYYNPNESIESQINNRDQRILKDQWRNLLAYWSLEETKNTSEKNKMSRAKKTMNHKTGKKSYAQIRKKLMKKLGHLPSRVDMFEHCYTDSNGNPGNDDVAATLQALKEKVSQLPPGSNDDVGRNDAFAQVFGEDNNGRVRMYGLGVTPSDKWGNVPSRSTCQRIVMEQKAAISKMEDKFAEQDQQLKDQAKELAELKAMVCQQQNSGSKTGGSINSTSSNHVSKSPMGARSLQEGDWVDIFSLFDPTKCLAIGRLQGINPSKVVGGQPLGPCWCEILVQIVMERNEQLIRPYGLLQTIEDALGAPIAWPLKLVKVHED; encoded by the exons ATGGCAAGGACTAAAAGACAGAAGATTACCGGAAATACACTTGTTGATCAACACGAGGATATAGCTGAAAATCAGATTCACATTGAGGAGCCTAACTCTACAG GAACAATAGCAAGAAATGGAAAGTATGCTCCTCTAGACGTGACAGATTGGCGTGAAATGACAAATGATAAGAAGCAAGACATGCTTGTATTGGTGAAG GAAAAATTTCGTCTTTCTCCAGGTGCAGATTTTTGGACTTTGAAATCAATCggcaaaaaatggagaaattgGAAATCAGCTTTAAAGGCAAAATATTACAATCCAAATGAATCCATTGAGAGTCAAATTAACAATAGGGATCAGCGGATCTTGAAAGATCAGTGGAGAAATCTTCTGGCTTACTGGAGCTTAGAGGAAACAAAG AATACCAGCGAGAAGAATAAGATGAGTCGGGCTAAGAAAACAATGAATCATAAGACAGGGAAGAAATCGTATGCTCAAATTCGAAAGAAATTG ATGAAAAAATTAGGTCATCTCCCATCACGAGTTGATATGTTCGAACACTGTTATACTGACTCAAACGGAAACCCGGGAAATGATGACGTTGCAGCTACATTA CAAGCTTTGAAGGAAAAAGTTAGCCAACTTCCCCCTGGTTCTAATGATGATGTTGGTCGTAATGATGCATTTGCCCAAGTATTTGGGGAAGATAACAATGGGCGTGTGCGCATGTATGGTCTAGGTGTGACACCATCAGACAAATGGGGTAACGTACCTAGTCGCAGCACTTGTCAGCGTATCGTTATGGAGCAAAAGGCAGCAATTTCTAAGATGGAAGATAAATTTGCTGAGCAAGATCAGCAGCTGAAAGACCAAGCCAAAGAACTTGCAGAGCTCAAAGCAATGGTGTGTCAGCAGCAAAATAGTGGCTCAAAAACTGGTGGCTCGATAAATTCAACGTCCTCTAATCATGTTTCAAAATCTCCTATGGGTGCTCGTTCTCTTCAG GAAGGTGATTGGGTGGATATTTTCAGCTTGTTTGATCCAACAAAATGTCTAGCTATTGGTCGTCTCCAAGGAATTAATCCTTCTAAAGTTGTTGGTGGACAACCATTAGGACCATGTTGGTGTGAAATACTAGTACAAATCGTGATGGAACGCAATGAACAATTGATTAGGCCTTATGGGCTATTGCAAACAATTGAAGATGCACTTGGTGCACCGATTGCTTGGCCACTGAAATTG GTGAAGGTTCATGAGGATTGA